One genomic segment of Aliidiomarina minuta includes these proteins:
- a CDS encoding HipA domain-containing protein: MAEAIARGEHFDSSAQGEQPKFTARLNEGDCLVKFTGRVEQREIESVPGRWADLLHAEALAAGALNQAWPNMAAPNRSFEVSQRTLLASERFDRTPQGGRIGVISFASLDAEFLGRASENWPVIADGLHQQKVITEKAATQCKVAWAFGQLIANSDMHLGNVSALNMSGRPYELAPIYDMLPMHYSPKPTGDLPADAFQIHMDPAVSRVCWEQAYPAAILFWQRVLKHSAISEQFKTLARQQLQVVKEFEVVIRKMA, from the coding sequence GCCCAGGGCGAGCAACCCAAATTTACCGCCCGGCTAAACGAAGGCGACTGCCTGGTGAAGTTTACTGGTCGCGTAGAGCAGCGCGAGATTGAATCGGTGCCTGGTCGCTGGGCTGACTTATTGCATGCAGAAGCACTGGCAGCTGGTGCTCTCAATCAAGCCTGGCCAAATATGGCGGCGCCAAACCGCAGCTTTGAAGTCAGCCAGCGTACCTTACTGGCATCAGAGCGTTTTGACAGGACACCGCAAGGTGGCCGTATCGGCGTGATCTCCTTTGCTAGTTTAGATGCGGAGTTTCTGGGCAGGGCGAGTGAAAACTGGCCAGTCATTGCCGACGGGCTTCACCAGCAGAAAGTCATTACCGAAAAAGCGGCAACACAATGCAAAGTCGCCTGGGCATTTGGTCAGTTGATTGCAAACTCGGATATGCATTTGGGTAATGTTTCGGCGCTGAATATGAGCGGCCGCCCCTACGAGCTTGCGCCCATCTATGACATGTTACCGATGCATTATTCACCGAAACCCACCGGCGACCTGCCTGCAGATGCATTTCAGATTCACATGGACCCGGCAGTGTCTCGGGTTTGTTGGGAGCAGGCCTACCCAGCCGCTATTCTATTCTGGCAGCGTGTCTTAAAGCACTCGGCTATTAGCGAGCAGTTCAAAACCCTGGCCAGGCAGCAGTTGCAGGTTGTGAAAGAGTTTGAGGTGGTGATCCGCAAGATGGCTTAG
- a CDS encoding TIGR04255 family protein produces MTDYRKLENQPLKLVLAEFRFSQVLQIEEYIPKLQEELRKQYPTFRKSTEQSIHVKADGLEVSSISRWSFTSSDKKNAIDISQDRLVYFTTAYPRFEGFSEACANAIKKVLEIVEPSLLLRIGLRYCDLITIDETEQFINLVDEKFLPTPITEGIGKTRHLKTENYINTQQGTLSIRSWFGEMPLTCPPDIDNVPVQIQRDAVSSERLILDFDHVWEAGDDSIEFSCEQALDKLDALHDASRAAFWKATKDYARETKWM; encoded by the coding sequence GTGACTGACTACAGAAAACTTGAGAATCAGCCGCTTAAGCTGGTTCTGGCAGAATTTCGATTTTCTCAAGTTCTGCAGATAGAGGAATATATTCCGAAACTTCAGGAGGAGTTACGGAAGCAGTACCCTACATTTCGTAAAAGTACCGAACAGTCTATACACGTCAAGGCTGACGGATTAGAGGTATCGTCAATTAGTCGCTGGTCTTTTACGTCAAGTGACAAAAAGAACGCTATTGATATCAGCCAGGATAGACTTGTCTATTTCACGACTGCGTATCCACGATTTGAGGGTTTTTCAGAAGCTTGCGCAAACGCAATTAAAAAAGTACTAGAAATTGTGGAACCTTCCCTGCTTCTGCGAATTGGTTTGCGTTATTGCGATTTAATTACCATCGATGAGACAGAGCAGTTTATTAATTTAGTTGACGAAAAGTTTCTACCAACGCCAATAACAGAAGGCATTGGAAAAACACGGCATTTAAAAACTGAAAATTATATCAATACACAGCAAGGGACACTTTCGATCCGTTCATGGTTTGGTGAAATGCCTTTAACGTGTCCACCAGATATCGACAATGTGCCGGTACAGATTCAGCGTGACGCGGTGTCTTCAGAGAGATTGATTTTAGATTTTGACCATGTTTGGGAAGCCGGCGACGACTCCATCGAGTTTAGTTGTGAGCAGGCTCTCGATAAGCTAGATGCGTTGCATGATGCCTCAAGAGCAGCTTTTTGGAAGGCGACTAAAGATTATGCGAGGGAAACAAAATGGATGTAG
- a CDS encoding helix-turn-helix domain-containing protein gives MDVAAADFNLDAQDLNGLMFSRRLAQPPITLVQNDLQSSIPGVMHGSGGKFTVTYAQSHSGADVSFVVQQGNSLAIAVEKICETFGLTKDQLAEILGTTRKTIYNWIGGGVPRANTLDRIYELQVAANEWTKNGLSVPNEKLREPVIDELSLFDLLKQVDKDLILFAGNRLTLHGQRGKSLADPFA, from the coding sequence ATGGATGTAGCCGCTGCCGATTTCAATTTAGATGCACAAGACCTTAATGGGTTGATGTTCAGTAGACGATTAGCGCAACCACCTATAACTTTAGTGCAAAATGATTTGCAATCATCTATTCCAGGTGTAATGCATGGTTCGGGAGGAAAGTTCACTGTTACTTATGCTCAGTCGCATAGTGGTGCAGATGTTTCCTTCGTAGTACAGCAAGGTAATTCACTGGCGATTGCGGTTGAAAAAATATGTGAAACCTTTGGTCTGACTAAAGATCAGCTTGCCGAAATATTGGGTACAACCCGAAAAACAATTTATAACTGGATTGGGGGCGGTGTTCCGCGAGCTAATACTTTGGATCGCATTTATGAGCTCCAGGTTGCGGCTAATGAATGGACAAAAAATGGATTGTCGGTACCAAATGAAAAACTGCGCGAGCCAGTGATTGATGAACTTTCGCTATTTGATCTGCTGAAACAGGTAGATAAGGATTTAATCTTGTTTGCCGGGAATCGATTAACCTTGCATGGGCAGCGCGGGAAATCGCTGGCTGATCCATTTGCTTGA
- a CDS encoding DODA-type extradiol aromatic ring-opening family dioxygenase, which translates to MRTDILYISHGGGPMPLLADPGHQAMIEALQQKAQQLPKPDAILVISAHWEAAQATVTSSPQPSLIYDYNGFPEAAYSIQYRSPGAPKLTDFIVQTLQNEGLAASKDASRGLDHGVFVPLKIMFPEADIPVLQLSLLSSLDARSHLELGRALHALKGQNILVIGSGFSFHNMRAFYQSGVQEDSQNTEFESWLKDTCCNTTLGEAERYEQLANWQQAPHARYCHPREEHLLPLHVCYGLAGQAATEHRSVEVLGKQASMLHWVVA; encoded by the coding sequence GTGCGCACTGACATCCTTTATATTTCTCACGGTGGTGGCCCCATGCCTTTGCTGGCCGACCCCGGCCATCAGGCGATGATTGAAGCGCTGCAGCAAAAAGCGCAGCAACTGCCGAAGCCTGATGCAATTCTGGTTATCAGTGCGCACTGGGAAGCCGCGCAAGCGACCGTCACATCAAGTCCACAGCCGAGCCTGATTTATGATTACAATGGCTTTCCTGAAGCCGCTTATAGTATTCAGTACCGGAGTCCGGGTGCACCAAAGCTTACTGATTTCATAGTGCAGACACTGCAAAACGAAGGTCTGGCAGCAAGCAAAGACGCCAGTCGTGGACTGGATCATGGCGTCTTTGTACCGCTCAAAATCATGTTCCCGGAGGCGGATATTCCAGTGCTGCAACTGTCATTACTCAGCTCACTGGATGCCCGTTCACACCTTGAACTAGGCCGCGCTCTGCATGCATTAAAAGGGCAGAACATCCTGGTAATAGGTTCAGGTTTTTCGTTCCACAACATGCGCGCTTTTTACCAAAGTGGAGTGCAGGAAGACAGCCAGAATACTGAGTTTGAGAGCTGGCTCAAAGACACCTGCTGCAACACCACCTTAGGCGAAGCTGAGCGTTACGAACAACTGGCCAACTGGCAGCAGGCACCCCACGCCCGCTATTGTCACCCGCGGGAAGAACATCTGTTGCCACTCCATGTATGCTACGGCCTGGCTGGCCAGGCCGCCACTGAACATCGCAGCGTTGAGGTATTAGGCAAGCAAGCGAGTATGCTGCATTGGGTGGTGGCTTAG
- a CDS encoding WYL domain-containing protein, whose product MLDDITYAQKQRLAYIDFCLLFKGSLCRIDLVEKFAVGLSAGSRDFNLYKELAPDNLSYDVKQKRYFQTAAFKPLFEHDAQRTLAKLANNISDGFDAIGDVQYPVEPASNLNVPNIFLVAKVVQATLNKFAIEIEYTSLTSGNQKRVIVPHSIVDNGLRWHVRAFDRKSESFRDFVLTRIHEVNRATEAKPFEGPDEDHEWNRTITLQLEPHPTNIQYPAAIELDYGMQNGMSEVNVRAAMAGYLLRRWNVDCSQNASLKGPEFQLWLRNRHSLMSTSNLAIAPGYEGN is encoded by the coding sequence ATGTTAGACGACATCACTTACGCCCAGAAACAGCGCCTTGCCTACATCGACTTTTGTTTATTGTTTAAAGGCTCGCTGTGCCGCATTGATTTAGTAGAAAAGTTTGCTGTAGGTTTATCCGCAGGCTCACGGGATTTTAATCTCTACAAAGAGCTGGCCCCGGATAACTTAAGTTACGACGTAAAACAAAAACGTTATTTTCAAACCGCAGCATTTAAGCCGCTTTTCGAGCATGACGCCCAGCGCACCCTGGCCAAACTTGCCAATAATATTTCCGATGGTTTTGATGCCATCGGCGATGTGCAGTACCCGGTTGAACCGGCGTCGAACTTAAATGTACCGAACATCTTTCTGGTCGCTAAAGTGGTGCAGGCCACCTTGAACAAATTCGCCATTGAAATTGAATACACCTCGCTGACCAGTGGCAACCAGAAACGAGTCATAGTGCCCCATTCGATTGTCGACAACGGCCTGCGCTGGCATGTGCGTGCATTTGACCGTAAATCAGAGAGCTTTCGGGACTTTGTGTTAACGCGCATTCATGAAGTTAACCGTGCCACCGAGGCCAAACCTTTTGAAGGCCCGGACGAGGATCATGAATGGAATCGCACCATTACCCTGCAGCTCGAGCCACACCCGACCAATATTCAGTATCCGGCCGCGATAGAACTTGATTACGGCATGCAAAATGGCATGAGCGAAGTCAATGTGCGCGCCGCCATGGCCGGCTACCTGCTACGACGCTGGAACGTAGACTGCAGCCAAAACGCATCGCTCAAAGGCCCGGAATTTCAGCTATGGCTGCGCAACCGACATAGTTTAATGAGCACCAGTAACCTGGCCATAGCGCCGGGGTACGAGGGAAATTAG
- the rhuM gene encoding RhuM family protein: protein MRVDNTREEDEAMNEQQQVKLFTSADGKAQLEVALERETVWLSQLQMSELFDRDQSVVSRHVRNVFKEGELLKESNMQKMHIARSDKPVVLYSLDVIISVGYRVKSQRGVQFRQWATQTLKDHLVQGYTLNQRRLQERGIEFQQALDLLSRTLANQGLVSDEGQAVAAVISDYARSWSLLQGYDGQQLAEVSAKQSEMKSLDLEQATQAIQALKRTLIAKGEATELFGQLRGNGLESSIATIEQGFGDELFYPNVASRAAHLLYFVIKNHPLADGNKRSGSFLFLWYLRMNQHLLAKPVEQLINDNTLVALALLVAESLPEQKELMIRLVEHFILLKDLQQ from the coding sequence GTGCGTGTAGATAACACCAGGGAAGAGGATGAAGCTATGAATGAGCAACAGCAAGTTAAATTATTTACCAGCGCGGATGGCAAAGCACAGTTGGAAGTGGCGCTGGAACGAGAAACGGTATGGTTGAGTCAGCTGCAAATGAGCGAGTTGTTCGACCGAGACCAGTCTGTAGTTTCGCGGCACGTGCGTAACGTATTTAAAGAAGGCGAATTGCTGAAAGAAAGCAATATGCAAAAAATGCATATTGCTCGTTCAGATAAGCCTGTCGTGCTTTATTCGCTCGACGTCATTATCTCAGTAGGCTACCGGGTCAAGTCGCAGCGCGGTGTTCAATTTCGCCAATGGGCTACGCAAACCCTCAAAGATCATCTAGTCCAAGGCTACACCTTGAACCAACGTCGCTTACAAGAGCGCGGCATTGAGTTTCAGCAGGCACTGGACTTACTCAGTCGAACGCTTGCAAATCAAGGTTTAGTGAGCGATGAAGGTCAGGCGGTCGCTGCGGTCATCAGTGACTACGCGCGCTCCTGGAGCCTGTTGCAGGGCTATGATGGGCAGCAGCTCGCGGAAGTATCCGCGAAGCAATCAGAAATGAAGTCCCTCGATTTAGAGCAAGCCACGCAAGCCATTCAGGCGCTCAAACGAACCCTGATAGCCAAAGGTGAAGCGACGGAGCTATTTGGTCAACTGCGCGGCAATGGGCTTGAATCTTCAATCGCCACCATAGAGCAAGGCTTTGGCGATGAACTCTTTTATCCGAATGTGGCAAGCAGAGCTGCGCACCTTTTGTATTTTGTCATAAAAAACCACCCATTGGCTGATGGCAACAAACGCTCCGGCTCCTTTTTGTTTTTGTGGTATCTGCGCATGAACCAGCACTTACTAGCCAAACCCGTGGAGCAGTTGATTAATGACAACACACTGGTAGCACTGGCACTGTTAGTCGCCGAGAGCTTGCCAGAGCAAAAAGAACTGATGATCCGGTTAGTGGAACATTTTATTCTGTTGAAGGATTTGCAGCAGTAA
- a CDS encoding GNAT family N-acetyltransferase has translation MSIGNSDTGFILAPYDKEPGTWLQGKEQSITYKTASVGDVAEVLKAIPEMHSRNLIQSILDRISNKDYLALVAYSGQKPVGCKLGYAMDEANFYSWLGGVIPEHRGQGIAQPLLNQQEAWATQQGYRHIHVKSMNQYPAMLTMLIKNGYQICGYEDKGSVEESKVCFVKRVVVAE, from the coding sequence ATGAGCATCGGCAATTCTGATACAGGTTTCATACTAGCGCCCTATGACAAAGAACCAGGCACCTGGTTACAGGGTAAAGAGCAGAGCATAACTTACAAAACTGCTTCAGTAGGTGATGTGGCTGAGGTGCTCAAAGCCATACCTGAAATGCACAGCCGTAATTTAATTCAGTCCATTTTAGATCGGATATCAAACAAAGATTACCTGGCCTTAGTCGCCTATAGCGGTCAAAAGCCAGTAGGCTGCAAACTTGGCTATGCAATGGATGAAGCCAACTTCTACAGCTGGCTCGGCGGTGTCATACCCGAACACCGAGGTCAAGGCATCGCCCAGCCGTTATTAAATCAGCAAGAAGCTTGGGCCACACAACAGGGCTATCGCCATATCCACGTGAAGTCCATGAATCAGTATCCAGCGATGTTAACCATGCTCATCAAGAACGGTTATCAGATTTGTGGGTACGAGGATAAGGGATCTGTTGAGGAGTCTAAGGTTTGTTTTGTGAAACGGGTAGTGGTTGCCGAATAG
- a CDS encoding nuclease-related domain-containing protein, with protein sequence MKSPLKAKPLNNPAESLERRLYDLALDRVLVPIPICILFVFMAIVEWYRWYVDVPPQPLLMSVLAVCVIAYFAFRFRGVWREIKQLKQGIAGEKAVGQFLERLRTDGAYVFHDVPGDKFNLDHVVIHGSGIYVVETKTLSKPDRGKTELHFDGLEVHRNDKPLPMNPVLQVSAASAWLAELLKESTGNRYSVRGLVTFPGWYIRSSKNTFSASIWVLNPKAIPSFISSQQLVLTSEEVNLIKFHLDRYIRAR encoded by the coding sequence GTGAAATCTCCATTGAAAGCTAAACCTTTGAATAACCCTGCAGAGTCTTTGGAAAGGCGGTTGTATGACCTTGCTTTAGATAGAGTCTTGGTTCCGATACCTATTTGTATTTTATTTGTCTTTATGGCCATTGTGGAGTGGTATCGCTGGTATGTTGATGTGCCTCCGCAACCACTGTTAATGTCGGTTTTAGCTGTTTGTGTGATCGCGTATTTTGCTTTTCGATTCCGTGGAGTATGGCGTGAAATCAAGCAACTGAAACAAGGTATTGCGGGTGAGAAGGCCGTGGGGCAGTTTCTTGAACGCTTAAGAACGGATGGTGCGTACGTTTTTCACGATGTGCCTGGGGATAAGTTTAATCTAGACCACGTAGTGATTCATGGTTCAGGTATATATGTCGTAGAGACTAAGACCTTGAGTAAACCGGACCGAGGTAAAACAGAGCTTCACTTTGACGGGCTTGAAGTTCATCGAAATGATAAGCCTTTGCCTATGAACCCAGTTCTACAAGTCAGCGCCGCATCAGCATGGTTAGCTGAACTTCTTAAAGAATCTACAGGAAACAGATATTCGGTGCGTGGATTGGTAACTTTTCCAGGTTGGTATATTCGTTCGAGCAAGAATACTTTCAGCGCTAGTATCTGGGTTCTTAATCCGAAAGCTATCCCATCATTTATAAGCTCTCAGCAGTTAGTGCTGACTTCGGAAGAAGTGAATTTGATTAAATTTCACTTAGATCGCTACATAAGGGCGCGGTAA
- a CDS encoding HNH endonuclease, whose protein sequence is MPLSKYLEAFQNVRPNRTNGRASPHKVCMLYAVMDLVEEGRLTENKIPFTYELKNRFAWHFEKLKTEADMLNPVNPFFYLRSSDFWHHSLRSGKEGDYEQLKSPSEKSLHDIIEYAFLDPELFELLQDPVSSARLGLALSENLDTREEGFKRWALAIGKSEKTVSNYSNALKGSISNWLSDAGLLNRNLLTISDYFELTRIAKNAVNEPQFTNYNTRGNGMYSAALNLYRQYLDELTDASIEQDVQSIEQDAELKDTQKKVLVQARRGQGKFRERVISQWKKCAVTGYDNISLLLASHIKPWAVSDNGERLDPYNGLLLSPNLDKAFDLNYVSFSDKGRILISDQLGEYATLGIDKDMKVPLLEQHQDYMAYHREIFHTKGALVTKG, encoded by the coding sequence ATGCCACTTTCCAAGTATCTTGAAGCTTTTCAGAATGTGCGACCCAATAGAACAAATGGGAGGGCGAGTCCGCATAAGGTATGCATGCTTTATGCGGTGATGGATTTGGTTGAAGAAGGTAGGCTCACTGAAAACAAGATTCCTTTTACTTATGAGCTTAAGAATCGCTTTGCTTGGCATTTCGAAAAACTAAAAACTGAAGCGGATATGCTGAATCCGGTTAATCCGTTTTTCTATCTGCGTTCGTCGGACTTCTGGCACCATAGTCTTCGCTCCGGCAAGGAAGGCGACTATGAGCAACTTAAGTCTCCGTCAGAAAAGTCTCTCCACGATATCATTGAATATGCGTTTCTTGACCCAGAGCTGTTTGAGTTATTGCAGGATCCAGTTTCCTCAGCGAGGTTGGGCCTGGCATTAAGTGAGAACCTGGATACCCGCGAGGAAGGCTTTAAGCGCTGGGCATTAGCTATTGGTAAGTCTGAAAAGACGGTATCTAATTATAGTAATGCTCTGAAAGGGTCTATCTCGAACTGGTTATCCGACGCCGGTCTTTTGAATCGCAATCTGCTGACCATTTCCGATTACTTTGAGCTTACCCGTATCGCTAAAAACGCTGTAAACGAGCCGCAGTTCACTAATTACAATACTCGTGGTAACGGCATGTACTCAGCGGCACTCAATCTTTACCGGCAATACTTGGATGAACTCACCGATGCGAGCATTGAACAAGATGTGCAGAGCATCGAACAGGATGCTGAGTTAAAAGACACGCAAAAAAAGGTGCTGGTACAAGCGCGACGTGGTCAGGGCAAATTCCGTGAGCGCGTAATCAGCCAATGGAAGAAGTGTGCCGTGACTGGTTACGATAATATATCTTTGCTACTGGCCTCACATATTAAACCTTGGGCGGTTTCAGATAATGGTGAGCGACTCGACCCCTATAATGGTTTGCTGTTGTCACCGAATCTCGACAAAGCCTTTGATTTAAATTATGTGTCGTTTTCGGATAAAGGCCGGATTCTGATATCTGATCAGCTTGGCGAATATGCAACTTTGGGCATTGATAAAGACATGAAGGTGCCGTTGCTGGAGCAACATCAGGATTACATGGCATATCATCGTGAGATCTTTCACACCAAAGGCGCTTTAGTGACCAAAGGTTGA
- a CDS encoding class I SAM-dependent methyltransferase — protein MQHTDDATLNYYREHAREVFERYEAVEQSSIAAHFLSSLQPNSRVIDVGAGSGRDLRKLMELGFDAYGAEPADELRQLAIDKHPQLKDRLFAGSLPGGLTTYRKYDAVVCSAVLMHIPPNQLFDAILALRDALNEQGRLLISIPATRPDIDENHRDHNGRLFSPVTPDQLKLLCKRLAFECIAEHINDDALGRSETTWHTLLFVRQ, from the coding sequence ATGCAGCACACAGACGACGCCACACTAAACTACTACCGCGAACATGCCCGCGAGGTATTTGAGCGCTACGAAGCGGTTGAACAAAGCAGCATAGCCGCACATTTTCTTTCCAGTTTGCAGCCCAACAGCCGGGTGATCGACGTAGGCGCAGGCTCTGGTCGAGATCTAAGAAAATTAATGGAGCTAGGTTTTGACGCCTACGGCGCAGAGCCCGCGGATGAACTCCGCCAGCTGGCCATTGATAAGCATCCACAACTTAAAGATCGTTTATTCGCAGGCAGCTTGCCTGGTGGACTAACAACCTACAGAAAATACGACGCCGTCGTCTGCTCAGCCGTGCTTATGCACATCCCACCCAACCAGTTATTCGACGCTATCTTAGCTCTTCGCGATGCACTTAATGAACAAGGCCGGCTGCTGATTTCAATTCCCGCGACACGGCCAGATATTGACGAAAATCATCGTGACCACAACGGCCGACTCTTTAGCCCAGTCACCCCGGACCAGCTCAAGCTCCTGTGCAAACGCCTGGCCTTTGAGTGCATCGCCGAACACATCAACGACGACGCCCTTGGCCGCAGCGAGACTACCTGGCATACGCTGCTTTTTGTGCGTCAATAA
- a CDS encoding DUF885 domain-containing protein, which translates to MFEYKRIALAVSLALAITACSDAANDATTTNGGSYTAAESATQAAVESESEKANELFEDIFMAMVMRSPMYQSRLGIKDDQDKWDDISEQRAQENLEFQQAQLARVMALEESKLDEQTKISWLLMKQRLQNDIADFEWRHHNYPVNQMFGLHSSVASLLINQHSIGEVSDAEDYIARLNGLPALFEQLAENLQVRAEKGIIAPKFVYPYVINDSKNIITGAPFDDGEASTLWADFSNKVEDLDIDDTQRNELMEAAEQAMLQSVQPAYQNLISAVEDIAEQADTKDGAWKFPDGEAFYNNALQRTTTTDLTSDEIYQIGLDEVARIHEEMREIMEQVEFDGSLGEFFVHMRNNQDFIYPATDEGRQRYLDEATAYIDNMRERLDELFINKPEADMVVRAVEPFREQSAGKAFYQQPSMDGSRPGIYYANLYDMESMPTYQMEALAYHEGIPGHHMQIAIQQELEGIPKFRRFGRYTAYSEGWGLYTEYLPKEIGMYEDPYSDFGRLAMELWRAVRLVVDTGIHDKKWTREEGIEFYVENTPNARADAVKMVERHIVMPSQATAYKIGMIKILELRDKAQSELGDAFDIREFHDVVLGSGPVPLNILEQFVNDYIRDTKSA; encoded by the coding sequence ATGTTCGAATATAAACGTATTGCGCTGGCGGTTTCGCTGGCGTTGGCGATAACGGCGTGCTCTGATGCCGCGAACGATGCCACCACTACAAATGGCGGGTCGTACACGGCGGCTGAGTCGGCTACGCAAGCGGCGGTGGAAAGTGAATCGGAAAAGGCCAACGAACTCTTTGAAGATATTTTCATGGCCATGGTCATGCGCAGCCCTATGTATCAGTCTCGTTTGGGCATTAAGGACGATCAGGACAAATGGGACGATATTTCTGAGCAGCGTGCCCAGGAAAATCTTGAGTTTCAACAAGCGCAGCTGGCACGGGTGATGGCACTTGAAGAGTCAAAGCTGGATGAGCAGACCAAAATAAGCTGGTTGCTGATGAAGCAACGTTTGCAAAACGACATCGCGGATTTTGAATGGCGTCATCACAACTACCCGGTCAACCAGATGTTTGGTCTGCATTCCAGTGTGGCTTCCCTGCTGATCAATCAGCATAGCATTGGCGAAGTGTCGGATGCTGAAGACTACATCGCCCGACTGAATGGGCTGCCGGCATTATTTGAGCAATTGGCGGAGAACCTTCAGGTTCGTGCTGAGAAGGGCATTATCGCGCCAAAATTTGTCTATCCCTATGTGATTAACGATAGTAAAAATATTATCACGGGCGCGCCATTTGACGATGGTGAGGCCAGTACCCTGTGGGCTGATTTCTCGAATAAGGTTGAGGATCTGGACATTGACGATACTCAGCGCAACGAACTGATGGAAGCCGCTGAGCAGGCTATGCTGCAGTCGGTGCAACCCGCCTACCAGAACCTGATCAGCGCGGTAGAAGACATTGCTGAGCAAGCAGATACCAAAGACGGTGCCTGGAAATTCCCGGACGGTGAAGCCTTTTATAACAATGCTCTGCAACGAACGACCACCACGGACTTAACCTCTGATGAAATTTATCAAATTGGTTTGGACGAGGTCGCGCGTATCCACGAAGAAATGCGTGAGATCATGGAGCAGGTCGAATTCGACGGCAGCCTGGGCGAATTCTTTGTGCACATGCGCAACAATCAGGACTTTATCTATCCGGCAACGGACGAAGGCCGTCAGCGTTACCTGGATGAAGCGACCGCTTACATCGACAATATGCGCGAACGCCTTGATGAGCTGTTTATTAATAAGCCAGAAGCCGACATGGTTGTAAGAGCGGTGGAACCTTTCCGTGAGCAGTCAGCGGGTAAGGCGTTTTATCAGCAGCCATCGATGGACGGTTCACGCCCGGGTATTTATTACGCCAATCTGTACGATATGGAATCCATGCCGACCTATCAGATGGAAGCACTGGCCTACCACGAAGGTATTCCTGGTCACCATATGCAAATCGCTATTCAGCAAGAACTGGAAGGCATTCCTAAATTCCGTCGCTTTGGACGTTATACCGCGTACAGTGAAGGCTGGGGGCTGTATACCGAGTACCTGCCTAAAGAAATTGGCATGTATGAAGACCCCTACTCGGACTTCGGTCGCTTAGCCATGGAATTGTGGCGTGCGGTGCGTTTGGTGGTTGATACCGGCATTCATGACAAAAAATGGACTCGCGAAGAGGGCATTGAGTTTTATGTCGAGAATACCCCGAATGCTCGCGCCGATGCCGTGAAGATGGTGGAGCGTCATATCGTGATGCCAAGCCAGGCCACAGCCTACAAGATTGGCATGATCAAGATCCTGGAACTGCGTGACAAAGCACAGTCTGAGCTTGGCGATGCCTTTGATATTCGTGAATTTCACGATGTAGTGCTGGGCAGTGGCCCGGTACCGCTCAACATTCTTGAGCAGTTTGTGAATGACTATATTCGCGATACCAAAAGTGCATAA